The segment CCAGTGACGGACTTTGGAATGGTCGTAGTTAGACCGAGCGTTGCGCGGGTATGGGGCATCGGAGGATTCCGCGAAGCGGAACCGCACGGGCCCCATATACAATGGTTAGGCCAGTAGCTCAATTGGCAGAGCATCGGTCTCCAAAACCGGGGGTTGGGGGTTCGATTCCCTCCTGGCCTGTATGTAAAACTAAAACAAATCGATCCTGTCAAAAAGTTTTCCGAGGGTGAAATGAAGAAGTTTTTTGAAAAAATTTCAGATTTTTTTAAAGAAGTCCAGGCTGAATTAAAAAAAATATCTTACCCGACCAAAAATGAGACGGTCGGGTCGACAACCGTGGTTATTATTTTTGTATTTATACTCGGTTTTTTTCTTGCTTCGGTGGATTCGGTTCTGATGAGAATTGTTCGTCTGGTGA is part of the Nitrospirota bacterium genome and harbors:
- the secE gene encoding preprotein translocase subunit SecE, producing the protein MKKFFEKISDFFKEVQAELKKISYPTKNETVGSTTVVIIFVFILGFFLASVDSVLMRIVRLVIH